In the genome of candidate division WOR-3 bacterium, the window CCTCAGCAGATGCCGGGTTGGCCCAAGTACATGGGCGTGAACGCGAATTACGGGCCGACCGGCGCTACGCTCGCAGATGTCAATGGCGACGGGTACCTTGAGATCATCGCCGGCTCTACCGACAATTTGCTGCGCGTATGGGATTACACGGGTAGCATGCTGACCGGGTGGCCAAAGGATCTGACAGCCATGATCCAGTCAAAAGCTGCAGTGGGTGATATAGATAATGATGGCGATATGGAGATTGTGGTACCCACACGGAGCGGCTATGTCCATATATTCAATCATGACGGAA includes:
- a CDS encoding VCBS repeat-containing protein yields the protein MIQFTILMLCVSATSTVQVYSTDLDGASRVECVIEQDILHPDAPPQQMPGWPKYMGVNANYGPTGATLADVNGDGYLEIIAGSTDNLLRVWDYTGSMLTGWPKDLTAMIQSKAAVGDIDNDGDMEIVVPTRSGYVHIFNHDGTIFPGWPQYAGGNVVGFSSAVLFDLDGNEELEIIVAR